The following DNA comes from Quercus robur chromosome 1, dhQueRobu3.1, whole genome shotgun sequence.
taaattgttaaaaaaagttagttattgcttttattattttcaaaaatacccctacctaaaacttaaaattgagattaaaatactaaattgataaaaataataaattcttacTTTTACATTGAAATGTCTTCCTGCTTCTAATAAACTTACTTTTAcgttaatttaaatttctactTCTACTCTATAATtctctacaaaataggatcatttttttgttagttttaaaactcctccaatctacaaaactcaccccacttatttattttttattttttatttttttgtgattgaaaaaagtatattaaacgcaaattattaatttttactcaaaaaatagaagGCACACGAACTAGTAaactaaaaatctaataaaatacTAACTtagatttaaagaaaataaaacctaacATTTTTAGGATGTCCTAGAAAATTCTAGAGTCCATTAAACTAcgaaaaatacccttaattgcTAGAGTGAGAGATTACAAATTTGACCGTGactataaattgactattactaataaaataaaataaaacaactttaacCCTAAAATACTCATCCCTAGATGTTTAAAACCACataaattttatgtcaattaaATTTCACACGTggacattataaaataattcttaaatagacaaatttgcAAAGTATTAACAAATAAATCTTTCATGGCCACATCACTAAAAAGTTCCCTAAAGATATCAAGGCGTTGTCTTACAAGCATTACACCTTGAGTAAAGGTAGATGTTATAGATATCAAGGCTTGAGCCTGTTGAAACAAGTCTAAATTCAATGTACCAAGGCCTACTTGTAGCGCTAGTAAAGTAATCTTAATCATTTTTGTAAAACATTTACTAGTAGTTGCAAGTAAAGTAATTCAAAGTCTcaagttgtgaaaaatgaaGATCGGAAAAGTTACATTTTTTCCAGGCAAAATAGAATGACAATTTTGTACTCTTTTAAGGGTCAAAATTTCATTCCCAATTTTACGATCTTAAATTATTTGGTTCACTTTTGGTTATCTTTGGTTCAATCTTTTGTTGgtctatattttcttaaaattattatgCATTGATGCATGAATTAAATTTACTTGCCTTCTTTAGCCGTCTTTTATTCGTGTGGGAAAacgggggggtgggggggttgtGGAGGGAGGTGGAGATGGACCTTAAACAACATTAACCAAACCACAGTGGGATCTGATCTCCTCTGCTTTTGATGTTGTAGGCGCTTTTCTGCTGTAGTGATTTTGCATCAAGAACcattttattactaaaaaagtaaaaagcccTGTGGCTTCAAACGGATAAATTGGTCATTTCAGTTATTTAGCCTGTGTTAGCGAGTCCAAGAAATTGGCAGAATTTgaacaattaattaaattatccaataTCATTAGCAGAATCAGATACTCCATAAAAAGGGAGTACCACTGTCTATCAATCATCTCTCCCAAACGTCACATAAGCAAGAGCCTTGTGCCctaggtatgaaattttattcaagaacattaaaaaaaatctcttctCTAATAAATTGTGatggaattttcttttctttttcttttttaattttaattaattttgaattcaagATAAGTTTTATTAGTTTACAGTCTTATCATCTGTGTGTATAAAAATTCTTGTGAAGGCATTAAGGATAGTcttctttaattaaaatatcCGTTGGATGCTAGTAACCGGACCTTTCTATACTAAAGTGATATTTTGTTTTCAGAAAAGTGGTAGCATTACATATAATGGCCATAAGCTGGATGACTTTTACGTTCAAAGAACTTCTGCATACATCAGCCAAACAGATAATCATATTGCAGAGCTTACTGTACGAGAAACCTTGGATTTTGCTGCCAGATGTCAAGGTGCAAGTGAAGGGTTTGCAGGTTTGTTcggtttaatttattatttgcaATCGgtgtaaaattaatttttaaaaaaaatccctgTGTAATTCATGATTCAACCATATGTTATCCACTGAATACCTaagttataatatattttgagaTTACTTATAGGTTATATGAAAGATCTGGCCCGTTTAGAGAAGGAAAGGAACATACGGCCAAGTCCTGAGATTGATGCATTTATGAAGGTTGTTATCTTAAACCTGCTACATACCATGCTTCTGCATGAGCacaattttcttattgtttattGATAAATTGTGCACGTGTTTAGCTTTATCCTGATTTACTGTTTTAACTGCAcaggcatcatcagttggcggtAAAAAGCACAGTGTTTCAACAGATTACATCCTGAAAGTGCTTGGTCTTGATGTATGTTCGGAGACAGTGGTTGGTAATGATATGCTCCGAGGCATCTCAGGCGGCCAAAGAAAAAGAGTTACCacaggttctctctctctctctctctctctctggtagTAACAGAACATACCTCTGTTCTTAAGATCACTTTCACTGGAAGCTTCCAATCTTTAAAAGGTGTGGGACTCAAAATTCTGTCTTCAAAGTTGTGAGAATGAAGTATAATATCCATTAAGTGCAAACAAGTCATTCAATGTTATGTTAAATCTTCAGAAAATTTTTCATTgctaatctaattttttaagttcttgtttatcaaaaagaaatttgtaAAACTGAAGGCTTTGTTAAGTGATGTGCATAAGTTTGAATTATGAGAATTGAAATGTTAAATAATGTGGTTGGTCTTGTTCTTATACAGGAGAAATGATTGTTGGGCCAAGAAAGACTGTATTTATGGATGAAATATCTACTGGACTCGATAGCTCTACCACATACCAAATTGTTAAATGCATTCGGAATTTTGTCCATCAAATGGAGGCTACTGTACTAATGGCTCTTCTTCAGCCTGCACCTGAGACATTTGAACTGTTTGATGATCTGGTTCTATTATCAGAAGGATATGTTGTCTATCAAGGCCCTCGAGCAGAAGTGTTAGAATTCTTTGAGTCATTAGGTTTTCAACTACCACCACGTAAGGGGGTAGCTGATTTTCTTCAAGAGGTATATTCTTAAGGacaatcaaattttttgatGTTTCCTAAATGATTGTCTAACATGTTTCATTGCCAGGTGACCTCTAGAAACGACCAAGCTCAGTACTGGGCCAATTCTTCAAAACCATACGTTTTCATTTCTGTTCCAGAAATTGCAGAGGCCTTTAAAAATTCCAGATTTGGAAGGTCACTGCAGTCCTCAATTTCTGTTCCATATGATAAATCTAAGAGTGATTCTTCGGCTTTGTCCAAAACTAAATATGCTGTATcaaaaattgagatttttaaAGCTTGCTTTGAACGAGAACTGCTGTTAATCAGCAGACATCGTTTTCTGTATATATTTAGGACATGCCAGGTATGATTCACCTTATCACTTCTTTATTTAAATGTTTCATTAATTGTGTACAAATGGTCCAATAAATGGGAATAATTCACATGTCTTTCTTCTGAAACATCTAAATGTTTATTATCCATTAGCTGTAAATCATTTGATGAATATACTGTTAACTTTTAGAGTAGTGTGAATCTTGTCGGTTGCAATTTCAGTTTTCTTTGTGAAATCTTGTAGCTGTAAATCagtttcctttttttcccctatcTCATATTATCTGTTACATATGTTAAAGGTTGCCTTTGTTGGATTCATTACGTGCACAATGTTCTTAAGAACAAGAATACACCCCACAGATGAGCAAAATGGCAACCTTTATCTTTCTTGCCTCTTTTATGGGCTGGTGCATATGATGTTTAATGGATTCTCTGAGCTACCTCTTATGATAACACGGCTCCCAGTCTTCTACAAGCAAAGAGATAATTTCTTTCATCCTGCATGGGCATGGTCTATCTCAAGCTGGATTCTGCGTGTACCCTACTCTATTATTGAAGCTGTTGTGTGGTCATGTGTTGTATATTTCACTGTTGGTTTTGCCCCTGGTGCAGGAAGGTATCTCCTTTTTTACTTTAGTAGAcgattttctttttgattgtcTTTTCTGTACTAGTTATTCCCATTAAATGTTTCAGGTTTTTCCGTTTTATGCTTATACTCTTTTCTATACACCAAATGGCATTGGGTCTTTTCCGTATGATGGCCTCTATCTCACGAGATATGATTCTTGCCAATACCTTTGGATCAGCTGCACTGTTAATTGTATTCTTGTTGGGCGGATTCATCATTCCAAAAGGTaggtttcataaaaaaataattgatgacAGGAAATTTTTGTGATCTTCAGTGATTAGGTTGTTCTTCATTCAGGAATGATTAAGCCATGGTGGATTTGGGGATTTTGGGTGTCACCTCTATCCTACGGGCAAAGTGCAATTTCTGTCAATGAATTTACTGCCACAAGGTGGATGGAGGTAAGGTCTTTGAGATTAGGGACACACTTCTGCCAGTTTTCTGCTGCTTCATATAATGTCACGTATTCATGGCTGAAAAGTAAAGATATTGATTGAAGATTTCAAGTTGTGGATGACTTCTGAAGTTGTCTGCTGGTTTTGGAAACTGTCTCACTGCAGAGATCAGCATTTGGGAACAATACTGTTGGACACAACATTCTCATTTTGCATAGCATACCTACTGATGATTATTGGTATTGGATTGGAGTTGGTGTACTATTAGCTTATGCATTGCTTTTCAGCAACATAGTGACTTTGGCCTTGACCTACCTTAATCGTAagtttgaaagatttttttttttaatgttcttgTCTATTCCTTTTGCTAACTAAAGCTATTCCATCCAAGTAAAAATGTTCTCTCTGTTTCCTTTTAGTATGAATGTGTTTTATCACTAGTAAATGCTATCTCTCATATCTTTCTGCCATTTCAGCCCTTAGGAAAGCCAAGACAGTGATGCCACTTAATGTAGCAGAAAAGAATTCGGCATTAAATGGTGGTCagttgtttttataatttctataaataatattcaatttataaatttgtagcatctttttattggatttttctCCTCATAATGGATTGTAGCGTAgacatattttataaatatgtcttatatatatttacctGTTTATGCAGTAGGTGGTGGGGGTTTTGAATTTCATCCACCATCTGCCGAAGAAGACAGCAAAAAGAAGGGAATGATCCTTCCATTTCAACCATTAACAATGACTTTCCTTAATGTCAATTATTTTGTTGATATACCAAAGgtgtattttttctcttttggttttgatttcctTGACTTATTGGTCTACCAAATATATTGGGAGTTCACTTTCTTCTATGTTAAaagaagtatatatatttttttttgaggttctcaggaaatgaaaatgaaaggtATACCGGAAAAGAAGTTGCAACTCTTGTCCAATGTTAGTGGTGTATTCTCACCTGGTGTTCTGACTGCCCTGGTCGGATCAAGTGGAGCTGGAAAGACCACTTTGATGGATGTGCTTGCTGGTCGGAAAACTGGTGGATACATAGAAGGGGATATTAAGATATCGGGTTACCCAAAAGAGCAGCGCACTTTTGCTAGAATATCAGGATATGTTGAGCAAAATGATATACATTCTCCTCAAGTGACAGTTGAGGAATCTCTCTggttttcttcctctcttcgtctCCCAAAGGAAGTTAGCATAGAGAAAAAACATGTGAGTTGCTGCATAAGATTTTGTATCCTATTGGAATATTTCCATTTAATTATGTCACAATGCATTGCAGGAGTTTGTTGAACAAGTGATGAGATTAATAGAGCTTGATACTATAAGACATGCTTTGGTTGGCTTGCCTGGTAGTAGTGGCCTATCGACAGAGCAGAGAAAACGTTTAACCATAGCAGTGGAACTTGTAGCGAATCCTTCCATTATTTTTATGGATGAACCTACATCTGGACTGGATGCACGAGCGGCAGCCATTGTTATGAGAACTGTCCGTAATACTGTTGATACGGGGAGAACTGTGGTCTGCACTATCCATCAACCAAGCATTGATATATTTGAAGCATTTGATGAGGTAACTATTGTTTTGCAGTCAATTGACAACTTCTTTGAGAACTATATTTGATGTGTTTTCCAGTTTCTTTGAAAGTGTCTAATCTTTTGGGTTAAATGCACAGCTACTTCTTATGAAACGAGGGGGCCGAGTTATATATGGAGGGAAGCTTGGTGTGCACTCACAGATAATGATAGACTATTTTCAGGTAACAAATAATTCTCAATTTATACAGTTCACTCTTGTGTAAATTAGAAATATGACTATTTGGAATCTAAGATGATACCTTTAGGTCTAAATGACAGTCTTCTCTTGACATCTCTCCAGAAgggtataattttattattaatgtcAAATCCTGTGGTAGCATAGTCACTTCTGCATATCTGTTTTATCTCTTTTAAGCTAAGTCCATttgaatttctttctttccaagTTGGAGATTCTTACTCgttgaaaaaatcaaaattgcaACAAAAGAAATTCGAAATTTTAAGATCTCAATAGCTGAATCACTCAAAAcctcaacaaaaaacaaacaacaatcaTCCAGCACCTTATAAAGCCTATTTGGCTCCAACAAAGAGAAGCCTAGAAAACAAAAGCTACTGGAATGGCTCCAGAAACCAAATTGGAAAATTGatgttcaatatatatatatatatatatatatataaaacaatttaCAACTCACATCAGatgatttcaaaaaaatagggaaaaatcACCCAAAACACTGAGACCAGTGACTCAGATGATATGGTCGCCGAATTTGGGAATCAAGTCGGTGTAGACATCATTGTTTAACATCATTGCATGGATGCTCACGTTAGCACAATTCTAGGATTGGATTGGCACACTCTGATACCAGGTTGAGTCATAAAATCAGAAAGATTAGGGTAAGAgtgaggaagagaagaagagagtaAAATAAGGTGTAAATTACACCACCATCCTCCCTCAAGGTTTTACGAAATTATACTCCCCCTCTTGAGGTTTATATAAAGGAAATTTATTGTTTCACACTCCCTAATGTACACTCTATATACGATGTCCATACTTTCATACTAGGTCTCCATATTTTTCAAGAATGTCCACATTAACACATGATGTGTACTAAGAGCATATAAAGGGCGTGTGAGACAATTAAAGCTCTTTGTATAAATGAAACAGTGAAGTCCATGCCCTCTCAAActgttatattttattaatgaaatattccCTTTTTATAAAAGATTTCTTACCCAAACTTTGAACAAAATAACAGTCCCCTCCTTGAGGTTTGGGGATGAATGACTCTCCCCACTTAGGTATGTATAAATTAATAGGACCACTTCTATGTAGTGATATTACTATAAGAATACCCCTATGTTAATCTGAAGTAATAAGTTAATAAAGAAGCAACAAGAGTAAATCTAATAAACATTATGTGGGATTTATATACTTTGCTCATTCATCATCTTTGAAAATCACACAAATGAGGTCAGATTTTGGCATGATGGTAAGTGCCCTCCATCCAAGTGATGTGTCACAAGTTTGAGTATGGGAATTAGCCTTTTTTAATCTGGGGGTAAGGCTGTTTACCAACAACCTCTTCCCCATAGAAGCAAGAGTCTTCTGTATTAGGTATAACCTTTTAGTACCAAAATGAGTAAGTCATTAGCTtattttctttgagttttttggTTAACCAAGCTGTGAGTTTAACATTGgaaagtttatgttcaatataCTCCATATTTTGCTACATTTCCTCCTTCCAATTTTAGTCTAATTACTTGGTGATTTTCTAGAACTCCATGATTTAATATAAACCATGAGGCTGATAAGATTACAATAATGTGTTGTTTACCCATAGCTTATGCGaattttgtctcatttttccattttatgCGCAGGGAATTAATGGAATCCCTCCAATTCACAGTGGTTACAATCCAGCAACTTGGATGCTTGAGGTGACTACACCTACTGCTGAAGAAAGAATTGGTGAAGACTTTGCAGATATTTACAGAAATTCTGAGCAATACAGGTGATCTTAATCTTTTGTTGTTGCTTACTTGCAATTTAATGTTATATCCATAACTGATTTTTTGACATCCTTGTTCTAGGGACGTGGAAGCTTCCATCAAGCATTTTAGTGTGGCACCTACTGGCTCAGAACCGTTGAAGTTTCCTTCCACATATTCACAAGACACGGTCTCCCAATTTAAGACTTGCCTATGGAAACAAAATCTTGTATACTGGAGAAGTCCACAATACAATGCTATTAGGTTATTTTTTACTGCAATCAGTGCATTGTTAATTGGAACAGTATTCTGGAACATAGGTTTAAGAAGGTAAATTTTTATGTTCctggttagggttttttttttttttttttttcctcccaccCCACCCCTTTGCTAACATTTAGCTAAAGTGAATGGGTATTGTCTTCAAGAGGATATATATTAATCAGCCAGCCTTGATAGAAATAGTTAGTTATAATTTAGAAACCATGAATAATTTTCATAGGCTAAATTCTGTATTTCTGGAGTAATCTTTAACAATTTAATAAGGAAAGTGTTAGGTGGGAATCTGCAAATTTTCCGAATTTTTGGTAACAGCAGTCTtgcatttgaatatgaaacctTATTGTGTgaccaaaaacattgaaatagaatatataCCTTATTTGCAATTGTGAATaacaactttttgttttttcaaaaaattcaaactgtctgcctattgttttttttttctcttcttttgacAAAGTCTTGTGTTAACAAAATCCTGTATTTTGATTAGGCtatttctctttgattgttgCAATGTGGtgaaaaatatactaaaaccattaaacatatataattttgtttaggAGTACAACTCAAGAATTGTTATTGGTTATGGGAGCTCTTTATTCTGCATGCTTGTTTCTTGGAGTTAACAATGCATCCTCAGTGCAACCAGTTGTTTCAATTGAGAGGACGGTATTCTATCGCGAGAGAGCAGCTGGAATGTACTCTCCAATTGCTTATGCAGCAGCCCAAGTAAGGTTCATTACACTTGCAATATTTGGCAAATGATACTTCTTTGAAGTGGAGATTGCTGATACATATCTTGATTGCAATATTAACAGGGTCTTGTGGAGGTTCCATACATTGTGGTGCAGACAATAATATTTGGCATCATCACATATTTCATGATTAATTTTGAAAGGACAGCCAGTAAGATTCTTTCATTGTTTTCTTCTGttctatttttacttttacttttagtTCATTACTGTGGAGCATTTTGGGGGAGAGTATTCTGATTTATTTTAGCCAATGTGACATTATTAAATGTTGATTAAAGCGATTTATATAAGAATGAGTTCGTGAAATTCCTGAATATTTTGCATATAAGGGCATTCCATCTTCACTGTTGCATCTAAAGAGAT
Coding sequences within:
- the LOC126688805 gene encoding ABC transporter G family member 31 isoform X1, producing the protein MAASNGSEYFELEIEGTNEVLMKRPSNAESVEEDEEELRWAALERLPSMKRKNTALLKRTPSNSGGDETIDVRKLTRSKRELVVKNALATNEQDNYQLLSAIKERLDRVGLVLPKIEVRYENLKVVANVQTGSRALPTLINSSRDVIERILTRLRTFRPERESLTILNNISGEVTPGRMTLLLGPPGCGKSTLLLALAGKLDSNLKKSGSITYNGHKLDDFYVQRTSAYISQTDNHIAELTVRETLDFAARCQGASEGFAGYMKDLARLEKERNIRPSPEIDAFMKASSVGGKKHSVSTDYILKVLGLDVCSETVVGNDMLRGISGGQRKRVTTGEMIVGPRKTVFMDEISTGLDSSTTYQIVKCIRNFVHQMEATVLMALLQPAPETFELFDDLVLLSEGYVVYQGPRAEVLEFFESLGFQLPPRKGVADFLQEVTSRNDQAQYWANSSKPYVFISVPEIAEAFKNSRFGRSLQSSISVPYDKSKSDSSALSKTKYAVSKIEIFKACFERELLLISRHRFLYIFRTCQVAFVGFITCTMFLRTRIHPTDEQNGNLYLSCLFYGLVHMMFNGFSELPLMITRLPVFYKQRDNFFHPAWAWSISSWILRVPYSIIEAVVWSCVVYFTVGFAPGAGRFFRFMLILFSIHQMALGLFRMMASISRDMILANTFGSAALLIVFLLGGFIIPKGMIKPWWIWGFWVSPLSYGQSAISVNEFTATRWMERSAFGNNTVGHNILILHSIPTDDYWYWIGVGVLLAYALLFSNIVTLALTYLNPLRKAKTVMPLNVAEKNSALNGVGGGGFEFHPPSAEEDSKKKGMILPFQPLTMTFLNVNYFVDIPKEMKMKGIPEKKLQLLSNVSGVFSPGVLTALVGSSGAGKTTLMDVLAGRKTGGYIEGDIKISGYPKEQRTFARISGYVEQNDIHSPQVTVEESLWFSSSLRLPKEVSIEKKHEFVEQVMRLIELDTIRHALVGLPGSSGLSTEQRKRLTIAVELVANPSIIFMDEPTSGLDARAAAIVMRTVRNTVDTGRTVVCTIHQPSIDIFEAFDELLLMKRGGRVIYGGKLGVHSQIMIDYFQGINGIPPIHSGYNPATWMLEVTTPTAEERIGEDFADIYRNSEQYRDVEASIKHFSVAPTGSEPLKFPSTYSQDTVSQFKTCLWKQNLVYWRSPQYNAIRLFFTAISALLIGTVFWNIGLRRSTTQELLLVMGALYSACLFLGVNNASSVQPVVSIERTVFYRERAAGMYSPIAYAAAQGLVEVPYIVVQTIIFGIITYFMINFERTARKFFLFLLFMFLTFTYFTFYGMMAIGLTPSQNLAAVISSAFYSIWNLLSGFLIPKPSIPPWWIWFYYICPVSWTLRGIISSQLGDVETQIVGAGFEGTVKEYLEASLGFGPGMVGVSVAVLFGFCLLFFMVFAISVKVLNFQRR
- the LOC126688805 gene encoding ABC transporter G family member 31 isoform X2, whose amino-acid sequence is MAASNGSEYFELEIEGTNEVLMKRPSNAESVEEDEEELRWAALERLPSMKRKNTALLKRTPSNSGGDETIDVRKLTRSKRELVVKNALATNEQDNYQLLSAIKERLDRVGLVLPKIEVRYENLKVVANVQTGSRALPTLINSSRDVIERILTRLRTFRPERESLTILNNISGEVTPGRMTLLLGPPGCGKSTLLLALAGKLDSNLKKSGSITYNGHKLDDFYVQRTSAYISQTDNHIAELTVRETLDFAARCQGASEGFAGYMKDLARLEKERNIRPSPEIDAFMKASSVGGKKHSVSTDYILKVLGLDVCSETVVGNDMLRGISGGQRKRVTTGEMIVGPRKTVFMDEISTGLDSSTTYQIVKCIRNFVHQMEATVLMALLQPAPETFELFDDLVLLSEGYVVYQGPRAEVLEFFESLGFQLPPRKGVADFLQEVTSRNDQAQYWANSSKPYVFISVPEIAEAFKNSRFGRSLQSSISVPYDKSKSDSSALSKTKYAVSKIEIFKACFERELLLISRHRFLYIFRTCQVAFVGFITCTMFLRTRIHPTDEQNGNLYLSCLFYGLVHMMFNGFSELPLMITRLPVFYKQRDNFFHPAWAWSISSWILRVPYSIIEAVVWSCVVYFTVGFAPGAGRFFRFMLILFSIHQMALGLFRMMASISRDMILANTFGSAALLIVFLLGGFIIPKGMIKPWWIWGFWVSPLSYGQSAISVNEFTATRWMERSAFGNNTVGHNILILHSIPTDDYWYWIGVGVLLAYALLFSNIVTLALTYLNPLRKAKTVMPLNVAEKNSALNGGGGGFEFHPPSAEEDSKKKGMILPFQPLTMTFLNVNYFVDIPKEMKMKGIPEKKLQLLSNVSGVFSPGVLTALVGSSGAGKTTLMDVLAGRKTGGYIEGDIKISGYPKEQRTFARISGYVEQNDIHSPQVTVEESLWFSSSLRLPKEVSIEKKHEFVEQVMRLIELDTIRHALVGLPGSSGLSTEQRKRLTIAVELVANPSIIFMDEPTSGLDARAAAIVMRTVRNTVDTGRTVVCTIHQPSIDIFEAFDELLLMKRGGRVIYGGKLGVHSQIMIDYFQGINGIPPIHSGYNPATWMLEVTTPTAEERIGEDFADIYRNSEQYRDVEASIKHFSVAPTGSEPLKFPSTYSQDTVSQFKTCLWKQNLVYWRSPQYNAIRLFFTAISALLIGTVFWNIGLRRSTTQELLLVMGALYSACLFLGVNNASSVQPVVSIERTVFYRERAAGMYSPIAYAAAQGLVEVPYIVVQTIIFGIITYFMINFERTARKFFLFLLFMFLTFTYFTFYGMMAIGLTPSQNLAAVISSAFYSIWNLLSGFLIPKPSIPPWWIWFYYICPVSWTLRGIISSQLGDVETQIVGAGFEGTVKEYLEASLGFGPGMVGVSVAVLFGFCLLFFMVFAISVKVLNFQRR
- the LOC126688805 gene encoding ABC transporter G family member 31 isoform X3, with product MKDLARLEKERNIRPSPEIDAFMKASSVGGKKHSVSTDYILKVLGLDVCSETVVGNDMLRGISGGQRKRVTTGEMIVGPRKTVFMDEISTGLDSSTTYQIVKCIRNFVHQMEATVLMALLQPAPETFELFDDLVLLSEGYVVYQGPRAEVLEFFESLGFQLPPRKGVADFLQEVTSRNDQAQYWANSSKPYVFISVPEIAEAFKNSRFGRSLQSSISVPYDKSKSDSSALSKTKYAVSKIEIFKACFERELLLISRHRFLYIFRTCQVAFVGFITCTMFLRTRIHPTDEQNGNLYLSCLFYGLVHMMFNGFSELPLMITRLPVFYKQRDNFFHPAWAWSISSWILRVPYSIIEAVVWSCVVYFTVGFAPGAGRFFRFMLILFSIHQMALGLFRMMASISRDMILANTFGSAALLIVFLLGGFIIPKGMIKPWWIWGFWVSPLSYGQSAISVNEFTATRWMERSAFGNNTVGHNILILHSIPTDDYWYWIGVGVLLAYALLFSNIVTLALTYLNPLRKAKTVMPLNVAEKNSALNGVGGGGFEFHPPSAEEDSKKKGMILPFQPLTMTFLNVNYFVDIPKEMKMKGIPEKKLQLLSNVSGVFSPGVLTALVGSSGAGKTTLMDVLAGRKTGGYIEGDIKISGYPKEQRTFARISGYVEQNDIHSPQVTVEESLWFSSSLRLPKEVSIEKKHEFVEQVMRLIELDTIRHALVGLPGSSGLSTEQRKRLTIAVELVANPSIIFMDEPTSGLDARAAAIVMRTVRNTVDTGRTVVCTIHQPSIDIFEAFDELLLMKRGGRVIYGGKLGVHSQIMIDYFQGINGIPPIHSGYNPATWMLEVTTPTAEERIGEDFADIYRNSEQYRDVEASIKHFSVAPTGSEPLKFPSTYSQDTVSQFKTCLWKQNLVYWRSPQYNAIRLFFTAISALLIGTVFWNIGLRRSTTQELLLVMGALYSACLFLGVNNASSVQPVVSIERTVFYRERAAGMYSPIAYAAAQGLVEVPYIVVQTIIFGIITYFMINFERTARKFFLFLLFMFLTFTYFTFYGMMAIGLTPSQNLAAVISSAFYSIWNLLSGFLIPKPSIPPWWIWFYYICPVSWTLRGIISSQLGDVETQIVGAGFEGTVKEYLEASLGFGPGMVGVSVAVLFGFCLLFFMVFAISVKVLNFQRR